The Kazachstania africana CBS 2517 chromosome 8, complete genome genome contains a region encoding:
- the VPS34 gene encoding phosphatidylinositol 3-kinase VPS34 (similar to Saccharomyces cerevisiae VPS34 (YLR240W); ancestral locus Anc_8.401): protein MSVNNVTFCLSQELDIPLRVKLRSLEGVKQLSKPSEKILNPKLTQVESNLYHNSNFLVSVQVFDNERHRNLTLPVFTPYIPFKNSRKWDYWVTLPIMIKQLTLSSRLRIILWEYNGMKKVAFYKLETCIFNYNDCSLKRGYESLKFDYEVPNTVTSIEDDEVQENLNKYLQGEIKKIDWLDDITFKKLVEEREKRTWPRNTFVLNIEFPVFELLVIYTERMDENVQKNISTLHNFESVTDMTEHSKTSPDIKISLGDKYTSTLKFYDPDQFNSDPIEEKYRRLERTSKQSDLDKQVKPDTKKRKYLNKIINYPPGTALTAHEKGSIWKYRYFLMTNKKALTKLLRSTNLSEETERNEVLELMDSWAEIDIDDAIELLGPDFTNLSVRSYAVNRLKKASDKDLELYLLQLVQAVCFENLSVLNDKTNSEFQIVNTPASPNVVNSTMIQRYQKLERSVQSSEDGQINDMTMEETTIVISPLAEFLIKRALKNPRLGNFFYWYLKSECEDRPYLKQILDSFLDRLPSGQKVTLFEQIEFVTLLSRCSEEIKKSKDTTTKKIELLHSLLTTKIRHMLKNKPIPLPLNPDIFVCDASPEQSTVFKSSLSPLMISFKTTDNLPYQLMYKVGDDLRQDQLVIQIIRLMDELLKSENVDLKLSPYLTLATGIQEGAIQFVPSSTLASILSNYHGILFYLKAHFPDDSQELGVQDLVMENFVKSCAGYSVITYILGVGDRHLDNLLLTPDGHFFHADFGYILGQDPKPFPPLMKLPPQIIEAFGGAESSNYDKFRSYCFVAYSILRRNAGLILNLFELMKQSNIPDIRVDPDGAILKVKERFNLDISEEEAIIHFQTLINDSVNALLPIVIDRLHNLAQYWRA, encoded by the coding sequence ccatttaaaaattcaagaaaatgggACTATTGGGTTACGCTAccaataatgataaaacaATTGACATTATCCAGCAGATTGAGGATTATACTATGGGAATATAATGGCATGAAAAAGGTTGCATTTTATAAATTGGAGACTTGTATATTCAATTACAATGACTGTTCGTTGAAAAGAGGGTAtgaatctttgaaatttgattaCGAAGTACCCAATACAGTGACatcaattgaagatgatgaggtgcaagaaaatttgaacaagTATCTTCAAGGtgaaattaagaaaattgattGGCTGGATGATATTACcttcaagaaattggtCGAAGAAAGGGAAAAAAGAACTTGGCCACGAAACACATTTGTTTTAAACATAGAATTTCCTGTCTTTGAGCTACTTGTCATCTACACTGAAAGAATGGATGAGAATGTacagaaaaatatttctacTCTGCATAATTTCGAATCTGTTACAGATATGACAGAACATTCCAAGACAAGTCCAGatattaaaatatcattgGGCGATAAATATACCTCGACTCTAAAGTTTTATGATCCTGATCAATTTAACAGTGATCCTATAGAAGAGAAGTATCGAAGACTGGAAAGAACTTCCAAACAATCAGACCTGGATAAACAGGTCAAACCTGATACTAAAAAGAGGAAATACTTGaacaaaatcatcaacTATCCTCCTGGTACTGCCCTTACTGCTCATGAAAAGGGATCAATTTGGAAGTATAGGTATTTTTTGATGACAAATAAAAAGGCACTCACCAAGCTTTTAAGAAGTACTAACTTAAGTGAGGAAACAGAACGTAACGAGGTACTTGAACTGATGGATTCATGGGCcgaaattgatattgacGATGCAATTGAGCTGCTGGGACCTGATTTCACTAACTTATCAGTCAGGTCTTATGCGGTAAATAGACTGAAAAAGGCGTCCGATAAGGATTTAGAACTATATTTGTTGCAGTTGGTTCAAGCGGTGTGCTTCGAAAACCTATCTGTACTGAACGATAAGACGAACAGTGAATTCCAGATAGTCAACACCCCAGCATCTCCAAATGTAGTTAATTCCACGATGATTCAAAGGTATCAGAAACTAGAGAGGTCTGTACAGAGCTCTGAAGATGGTCAAATTAACGACATGACTATGGAGGAAACAACTATTGTTATTTCTCCTTTGGcagaatttttgataaaaagaGCTTTAAAGAATCCAAGATTGGGtaactttttttattggTACCTGAAATCGGAGTGTGAAGATAGACCCTATCTGAAACAAATATTAGACTCGTTTTTGGACAGATTGCCTAGTGGACAAAAAGTAACGTTATTTGAACAAATCGAATTTGTAACTTTGTTATCACGTTGTagtgaagaaattaagaaatcaaaagataCTAcaactaaaaaaattgaactATTGCATTCCTTACTGACCACCAAAATTAGACatatgttgaaaaataagcCAATTCCTTTGCCCCTGAACCCAGATATATTTGTCTGCGATGCAAGTCCAGAACAGTCTACAGTGTTTAAGAGTTCCTTGTCGCCGTTAATGATTAGCTTCAAAACTACAGACAATTTACCTTATCAACTTATGTACAAAGTAGGAGATGATTTGAGACAAGATCAACTGgtaattcaaattattcgATTAATGGATGAGCTCTTGAAAAGTGAGAATGTAGATCTAAAACTTTCGCCATATTTGACATTAGCCACTGGAATACAAGAAGGTGCAATACAATTTGTCCCAAGTAGTACATTGGCCTCGATATTAAGTAATTACCATGGTATATTGTTCTACCTCAAGGCTCATTTTCCAGATGATAGTCAGGAACTAGGTGTTCAAGATTTAGTTATGGAAAACTTTGTGAAATCTTGTGCTGGCTACTCGGTGATAACTTACATCCTAGGTGTCGGTGATAGACATTTAGATAACTTATTGCTCACTCCTGATGGTCACTTTTTCCATGCAGATTTCGGTTACATCCTGGGCCAAGATCCTAAACCATTCCCCCCTTTAATGAAGCTACCACCTCAAATCATTGAAGCATTCGGTGGAGCCGAATCATCAAATTACGATAAGTTTCGAAGCTACTGTTTTGTAGCCTATTCAATCTTAAGGAGAAATGCTGGCTTGATATTAAATCTTTTTGAGCTAATGAAACAGTCAAACATTCCAGACATTAGAGTCGATCCTGATGGtgcaattttgaaagtcaAGGAGAGGTTCAATCTCGATAtatcagaagaagaagcaattATTCACTTTCAAACGCTAATTAATGACAGCGTAAACGCACTACTTCCAATTGTGATAGACCGTCTCCATAACCTGGCACAGTACTGGAGAGCATGA
- the CSC1 gene encoding Csc1p (similar to Saccharomyces cerevisiae YLR241W; ancestral locus Anc_8.400), whose protein sequence is MIKFSDLVNHLIKLLELNMDGPQSDFRRPSAMVVTTQLIIAISLGLFALFSFAVLLKKLPRLYASRKFRNNNLPSWNADHLFGWIPVLYKINDNEVIEYAGLDAFVFLGFFKMCIKLLAIFCCFSICIISPIRYHFTGQYDDGNDTVMNLTNAPEVNDEPPSSPETVTLYLWMYVVFTYFFTFLTLKLIVSQTKVVVKTRQKHLGRQNSIADRTIRLSGIPIELRDVTALKNRIEQLKIGTVASITICREWGPLNRFFHYRKQVLNQLELAYAECPPDLRESEVYSENYNLRRSQRNEVITHSNDQTLEYTSRSQDQLGVTHDDSPEDVTLYSQVQLKDERPRMKIGLFGLFGREVDTIDHLEQQLKFIDNEINQARKKHYSATPSAFVTMDSVANAQMAAQAVLDPRVHYFITKLAPAPHDIKWDHACLSRKDRLIKTYSVTIFIGICSVFLIIPVSYLATLLNLKTISKFWPGLGNLLRNHRWAENAVTGLLPTYIFTLLNFGIPFFYEYLTSRQGLVSHSEEELSLVSKNFFYIFVNLFLVFTLAGTASNYWGYLSDTTKIAYQLSTSVKEFSLFYVDLIILQGIGMFPFKLLLAGSLIGFPLIKIQAKTPRQRKELYNPPIFSFGIQLPQPILIFIITLIYSVMSTKILTAGLAYFVIGFYVYKYQLIYATDHLPHSTGKVWPLVFRRVILGLLLFQLTMTGTLAGFEGGWILSSWLFPLPFITISFLWDFQKNYLPLCKYIALSSIREHERDNSMVCSPADDVTYEYPYLVDGLEGPILE, encoded by the coding sequence ATGATTAAGTTTTCAGACTTAGTCAACCATTTAATAAAGCTCCTAGAGTTAAATATGGATGGTCCTCAAAGTGACTTCAGGCGACCTAGTGCTATGGTGGTGACAACTCAACTTATAATCGCTATATCTTTAGGGCTTTTTGCGctgttttcttttgctgTATTACTTAAGAAATTACCTAGGTTATATGCAAGTCGAAAATTCAGGAATAATAACCTTCCTTCATGGAATGCAGACCATTTATTTGGATGGATACCggttttatataaaatcaatgataatgaagttATCGAATATGCAGGATTGGACGCTTTTGTCTTTTTAGGATTTTTCAAGATGTGCATCAAACTATTGGCTATATTTTGCTGCTTTTCCATCTGCATTATTTCACCAATAAGGTATCACTTCACTGGGCAGTATGATGACGGAAATGACACCGTTATGAATTTAACTAATGCCCCTGAGGTAAATGATGAGCCTCCTTCCAGTCCAGAAACGGTAACTTTATATTTGTGGATGTATGTAGTCTTCACATACTTCTTTACCTTCCTGACTCTTAAACTGATTGTGTCGCAGACCAAGGTAGTGGTTAAAACGAGACAAAAACATCTAGGCAGGCAGAATTCCATTGCAGACAGAACGATTCGATTATCAGGTATTCCGATTGAACTTCGCGATGTGACTGCATTGAAGAATAGAATTGAACAGCTGAAAATAGGTACTGTTGCCTCCATTACAATTTGTAGAGAATGGGGTCCCCTAAATAGATTCTTCCATTACAGAAAACAGGTTTTAAATCAGTTAGAATTAGCTTACGCTGAATGTCCTCCAGACCTGCGTGAGAGTGAAGTATACTCGGAGAATTATAATCTAAGAAGAAGTCAACGTAATGAAGTTATCACTCATAGCAATGATCAAACCCTAGAATACACTTCACGTAGTCAAGATCAGCTAGGGGTTACGCATGACGATTCTCCAGAGGATGTGACCCTGTATTCTCAGGTTCAATTAAAGGACGAGAGAccaagaatgaaaatagGACTATTTGGGTTATTCGGTAGAGAAGTGGATACAATTGATCACCTGGAACAACAACTCAAGTTTATTGACAATGAAATCAACcaagcaagaaaaaaacattaTTCAGCTACGCCCTCAGCTTTTGTTACAATGGACTCCGTTGCAAATGCGCAAATGGCAGCGCAAGCTGTACTAGATCCCAGAGTTCATTATTTTATCACCAAACTCGCTCCAGCTCCCCATGATATCAAATGGGATCATGCCTGCTTGTCTAGAAAGGACCGGTTGATTAAAACTTACTCGGTTACCATATTTATTGGAATTTGCAGTGTGTTCTTAATTATACCTGTTTCTTACTTGGCAACGTTGCTTAATTTAAAAACCATTTCGAAATTTTGGCCAGGGTTGGGAAACTTACTAAGAAATCATAGATGGGCAGAAAATGCAGTTACCGGCTTACTTCCAACTTATATTTTCactttattaaattttggtATACCATTCTTCTACGAATATCTAACATCCAGACAAGGTCTTGTCTCACACAGTGAGGAAGAACTTTCTCTagtttccaaaaatttcttttatatattcgTCAATTTGTTTTTAGTATTCACATTAGCGGGTACTGCCTCTAATTATTGGGGTTATTTGTCTGATACTACTAAAATCGCCTATCAACTTTCCACTTCtgttaaagaattttccCTGTTTTATGTTGatctaataatattgcAAGGTATTGGTATGTTTCCATTCAAGTTACTATTAGCGGGTAGTCTAATTGGGTTCCCATTAATCAAAATCCAGGCAAAAACTCCAAGACAACGCAAAGAACTTTATAATCCGCCtattttcagttttggTATTCAGTTACCACAACCAATTCTGATATTTATCATTACATTAATTTACAGTGTTATGAGcacaaaaattttaactGCAGGACTTGcatattttgtaattggATTTTATGTTTACAAATACCAGTTGATTTATGCAACCGACCATTTGCCTCATTCAACAGGAAAGGTTTGGCCCTTAGTATTCAGAAGAGTGATATTAGGgctattattatttcaacTGACAATGACTGGTACACTGGCCGGGTTTGAGGGAGGTTGGATATTGTCCTCGTGGTTGTTCCCACTGCCATTCATAACGATAAGTTTTCTTTGGGACTTCCAGAAGAATTATTTGCCTTTATGTAAATACATCGCGTTGAGTTCAATCAGAGAACATGAGAGAGATAACTCTATGGTATGTTCACCAGCCGATGATGTTACCTACGAGTATCCTTATCTTGTAGACGGACTAGAAGGGCCCATATTAGAATAA